In Flavobacterium sp. CBA20B-1, one DNA window encodes the following:
- the metG gene encoding methionine--tRNA ligase: protein MIQNPKRYTVTAALPYTNGPIHIGHLAGVYVPADIYARFLRQQNKDVAFICGSDEHGVAISMKAKKEGISPQEVIDKYNKIISDSFQEFGISFDNYSRTSAKIHHDTASDFFRKLYDDGKFIEEVTEQLYDAEADQFLADRFVTGTCPKCNSEGAYGDQCEKCGTSLNATDLINPKSTITGSTPILKETKHWFLPLDQYDTFLREWIIEGHKNDWKPNVYGQVKSWLDDGLKPRAVTRDLDWGIDVPVDGAEGKKLYVWFDAPIGYISSTKEWAAREGKDWEPYWKDQDTKLVHFIGKDNIVFHCIIFPAMLKAEGSYILPDNVPANEFLNLEGNKLSTSKNWAVWLNEYLVDFPEKQDVLRYTLTANAPETKDNDFTWKDFQARNNNELVAIFGNFINRVVVLTNKYYNGIIPAPNAFNEVDEQTLAELKAYPAVIESSIERYRFREALGELMNVARLGNKYLADEEPWKLIKTDEERVKTQMYVALQIAAALSTLAEPFLPFSATKLKNMLNAAEPIAWNKIAETFNLIPAGHQIGQAELLFAKIEDEEIQKQIDKLEATKLANAAEAKTVEPQKEITQFEDFAKIDLRVGTIIEAEKMPKANKLLVLKVDTGIDVRTIVSGIAEHFTPEEVIGKQVTVLVNLAPRKLRGVESEGMLLLTETKEGKLVFVNPDEAGVYNGATIG, encoded by the coding sequence ATGATTCAAAATCCAAAACGATATACCGTTACAGCGGCTTTGCCTTACACCAACGGACCGATACATATTGGGCATTTGGCGGGCGTTTACGTTCCTGCCGATATTTACGCTCGTTTTTTACGCCAGCAAAATAAAGATGTTGCTTTTATTTGCGGAAGTGACGAACACGGAGTTGCAATTTCTATGAAAGCCAAGAAAGAAGGTATTTCTCCGCAAGAAGTGATCGATAAATACAACAAAATCATTAGTGATTCTTTTCAAGAATTTGGAATTTCGTTTGATAATTATTCGCGTACTTCTGCTAAAATTCATCATGATACGGCTTCTGATTTCTTTAGAAAATTGTACGATGATGGAAAGTTTATCGAAGAGGTTACCGAGCAGTTGTACGATGCCGAAGCAGATCAGTTTTTGGCAGATCGTTTCGTAACCGGAACTTGTCCGAAATGCAACAGCGAAGGTGCATATGGAGATCAGTGCGAAAAATGTGGAACATCGTTAAACGCAACCGATTTAATCAATCCAAAATCAACCATTACGGGTTCTACTCCTATTTTAAAAGAAACCAAGCACTGGTTTTTACCTTTAGATCAGTACGATACTTTTCTACGCGAATGGATTATTGAAGGTCATAAAAACGATTGGAAACCAAATGTTTACGGTCAAGTAAAATCGTGGTTAGACGATGGTTTGAAACCAAGAGCTGTGACCCGTGATTTAGATTGGGGAATTGATGTACCTGTTGATGGTGCTGAAGGCAAAAAACTGTACGTTTGGTTTGATGCGCCTATTGGCTATATTTCATCGACAAAAGAATGGGCTGCCCGCGAAGGTAAAGACTGGGAGCCGTATTGGAAAGATCAAGACACAAAATTAGTTCATTTTATAGGGAAAGACAATATTGTGTTTCATTGCATTATTTTCCCAGCGATGTTAAAGGCAGAAGGTAGCTATATTTTACCTGATAACGTTCCGGCAAACGAGTTTTTGAATTTGGAAGGAAATAAATTATCTACTTCTAAAAACTGGGCTGTTTGGTTGAATGAATATTTGGTTGATTTTCCAGAAAAACAAGATGTGCTGCGCTATACTTTAACGGCAAATGCGCCAGAAACCAAAGACAATGATTTTACATGGAAAGATTTCCAAGCTAGAAATAACAACGAATTGGTGGCTATTTTTGGGAATTTCATCAATCGTGTAGTCGTTTTAACAAACAAATATTACAACGGAATTATTCCTGCTCCAAATGCTTTTAACGAAGTTGATGAACAAACATTGGCTGAATTAAAAGCCTATCCGGCAGTCATTGAAAGCTCGATTGAGCGTTACCGTTTCCGCGAAGCTTTGGGTGAGTTGATGAATGTGGCACGCTTAGGAAACAAATATTTAGCCGATGAAGAGCCTTGGAAACTGATTAAAACCGATGAAGAGCGTGTGAAAACCCAAATGTATGTGGCGTTGCAAATTGCTGCTGCATTATCTACATTGGCAGAACCGTTTTTACCATTTTCGGCAACGAAATTGAAAAATATGTTGAATGCTGCAGAACCGATTGCTTGGAACAAAATTGCAGAAACATTCAATTTAATTCCGGCAGGACACCAAATTGGTCAGGCAGAATTATTATTTGCAAAGATAGAAGACGAAGAAATTCAAAAACAAATTGATAAATTGGAAGCTACAAAACTGGCAAATGCAGCCGAAGCAAAAACCGTTGAACCGCAAAAAGAAATCACACAGTTTGAAGATTTCGCAAAAATTGATTTACGCGTAGGAACAATCATAGAAGCCGAAAAAATGCCAAAAGCTAATAAATTATTAGTTTTAAAGGTTGACACAGGTATCGACGTACGTACGATTGTTTCAGGAATTGCCGAGCATTTTACACCAGAAGAAGTAATTGGTAAGCAGGTTACTGTTTTAGTGAACTTAGCACCTAGAAAGTTGCGTGGTGTAGAAAGCGAAGGAATGCTTTTATTAACCGAAACCAAAGAAGGTAAATTGGTATTTGTAAACCCAGATGAAGCCGGAGTTTACAACGGAGCAACGATTGGATAG
- a CDS encoding F0F1 ATP synthase subunit epsilon: MILEIVSPEATLFKGQVTAVSVPGINGEFQMLNNHAPIVSLLIEGRIKIAGNNLQFEPQFENRFEKIDNNTFYLPIKSGTLELKDNKINILAN, from the coding sequence ATGATTTTAGAAATTGTTTCTCCAGAAGCTACACTATTCAAAGGTCAAGTTACCGCAGTGTCGGTTCCGGGAATAAATGGTGAGTTTCAAATGCTAAATAACCACGCACCAATTGTTTCTTTATTAATCGAAGGAAGAATTAAAATTGCTGGTAACAATTTACAATTTGAACCACAATTTGAAAACCGATTTGAAAAAATTGACAATAATACTTTTTACTTGCCAATTAAATCGGGAACATTAGAATTAAAAGACAATAAGATAAATATCTTAGCAAATTAA
- the atpD gene encoding F0F1 ATP synthase subunit beta: MSKVTGKVAQIIGPVVDVVFDTTSVALPKIYDSLEVTKADGSKLVLEVQSHVGEDTVRTISMDSTDGLSRGTTVVALGSPIQMPIGKEVFGRLFNVVGDPIDGLEALPKTGENGLPIHRPAPKFEDLSTSSEVLFTGIKVIDLIEPYAKGGKIGLFGGAGVGKTVLIQELINNIAKGHGGLSVFAGVGERTREGNDLLREMLESGIIKYGDDFMHSMENGGWDLTKVDKAGMMDSKATFVFGQMNEPPGARARVALSGLTIAEYFRDGAGDGQGKDVLFFVDNIFRFTQAGSEVSALLGRMPSAVGYQPTLATEMGAMQERITSTKTGSITSVQAVYVPADDLTDPAPATTFAHLDATTVLSRKISELGIYPAVDPLDSTSRILTPEILGKEHYECAQRVKAILQKYKELQDIIAILGMEELSEADKLAVHRARRVQRFLSQPFHVAEQFTGIPGVLVDIKETIKGFNMIIDGELDHLPEAAFNLKGSIEDAIEAGQKMLAES; the protein is encoded by the coding sequence ATGTCTAAAGTTACAGGAAAAGTTGCACAAATTATCGGACCAGTAGTTGACGTAGTTTTTGATACTACATCTGTTGCATTACCGAAAATTTACGATTCATTAGAAGTTACTAAAGCCGATGGATCAAAATTAGTTTTAGAAGTTCAATCGCACGTTGGTGAAGATACCGTTCGTACAATCTCTATGGATTCAACAGACGGATTAAGCCGTGGAACCACGGTTGTGGCATTGGGTTCGCCAATTCAAATGCCAATTGGTAAAGAAGTTTTCGGGCGTTTATTCAACGTGGTAGGTGATCCTATCGACGGTTTAGAAGCGTTGCCAAAAACTGGTGAAAACGGTTTACCAATTCACCGTCCTGCTCCAAAATTCGAAGATTTATCAACATCATCTGAAGTTTTATTTACAGGTATCAAAGTAATCGATTTGATCGAACCTTATGCAAAAGGGGGTAAAATTGGTTTGTTTGGTGGTGCCGGTGTAGGTAAAACCGTATTAATTCAAGAGTTGATCAACAACATTGCAAAAGGTCACGGAGGTTTATCTGTATTTGCTGGTGTTGGTGAGCGTACGCGTGAAGGTAACGATTTATTACGCGAGATGTTAGAATCTGGTATTATTAAATATGGTGATGATTTCATGCACTCTATGGAAAATGGAGGTTGGGATTTAACTAAGGTTGATAAAGCCGGAATGATGGACTCTAAAGCAACTTTCGTATTCGGACAAATGAACGAACCACCTGGTGCACGTGCACGTGTAGCTTTGTCTGGTTTAACAATTGCTGAGTATTTCCGTGACGGAGCTGGTGATGGTCAAGGTAAAGACGTATTATTCTTCGTTGACAACATCTTCCGTTTTACACAAGCTGGTTCTGAAGTATCTGCATTATTAGGACGTATGCCTTCTGCAGTAGGTTACCAACCAACTTTAGCAACTGAAATGGGTGCAATGCAAGAGCGTATTACATCAACAAAAACAGGATCTATTACATCGGTACAGGCGGTTTACGTTCCTGCGGATGACTTAACAGATCCGGCGCCTGCTACAACTTTTGCCCACTTAGATGCAACTACCGTATTATCTCGTAAAATTTCTGAGCTAGGTATTTATCCGGCAGTAGATCCATTAGATTCTACTTCTCGTATCTTAACTCCTGAAATCTTAGGTAAAGAGCACTACGAATGTGCACAACGCGTTAAAGCAATCTTACAAAAATATAAAGAGTTACAAGACATTATTGCGATTTTAGGTATGGAAGAATTATCAGAAGCTGATAAATTAGCCGTTCACCGCGCACGTCGTGTACAACGTTTCTTATCACAACCTTTCCACGTAGCAGAACAATTTACTGGTATTCCTGGTGTGTTGGTTGATATTAAAGAAACAATTAAAGGATTTAATATGATTATCGACGGTGAATTAGATCATTTACCTGAAGCAGCTTTCAACTTAAAAGGTTCAATTGAAGATGCAATTGAAGCTGGTCAAAAAATGTTAGCTGAATCATAA
- a CDS encoding CDGSH iron-sulfur domain-containing protein: protein MAQTKLTINDNGSVKIEGDFEIVDKNGNAYGLQGRTIVSICRCGLSKNKPFCDGAHKGHFEHNAIAFDLPPKKV, encoded by the coding sequence ATGGCACAAACAAAACTTACCATTAACGACAACGGATCGGTTAAAATTGAAGGAGATTTTGAAATAGTAGATAAAAACGGAAACGCTTACGGATTGCAAGGAAGAACGATAGTTTCAATTTGCCGCTGTGGATTATCTAAAAACAAACCTTTTTGCGACGGGGCACACAAAGGGCATTTTGAGCACAATGCCATTGCTTTTGATTTGCCGCCTAAAAAGGTGTAG